From the Streptomyces pluripotens genome, one window contains:
- the sbnA gene encoding 2,3-diaminopropionate biosynthesis protein SbnA: MTVLASDGAALRNRAVRSRDPDIIATIGGTPLVALDRLFPPARFQVYAKCERFNPGGSVKDRAARSMIEHAIETGKLLPGVSTVVESSSGNLGIALAQLCNFHQLRLICVVDPRTTAQNVAIMRAYGARVEVVDRDPATGEYLPARIARVQELLDSVPDAYWPNQYANEHNARAHHHTMREICEALPEAPDYLFLAAGTVGTLRGCAEYIQGHGLDTRVVAVDAVNSAIFGPPEPWELAHQRTIPGHGAAVVPPLLRPGLADRVVKVTDADCVRGCRRLLARESILAGGSSGAVVSALLGAAPGIEQGATCVAVLPDGGDRYLDTIYCDAWVETHFPDIDTPDDAIEQERNEP, from the coding sequence ATGACCGTCCTCGCCTCGGACGGCGCGGCCCTGCGGAACCGCGCCGTCCGCTCCCGGGACCCCGACATCATCGCGACGATCGGCGGAACCCCGCTCGTCGCCCTCGACCGACTCTTCCCACCCGCCCGGTTCCAGGTCTACGCCAAGTGCGAGCGCTTCAACCCCGGCGGCTCCGTCAAGGACCGCGCCGCCCGGTCGATGATCGAGCACGCCATCGAGACCGGGAAGCTCCTCCCCGGTGTGTCCACAGTGGTGGAGTCCTCCTCCGGCAACCTCGGCATCGCCCTCGCCCAGCTGTGCAACTTCCACCAGCTCCGCCTGATCTGCGTGGTCGACCCCCGCACCACCGCACAGAACGTTGCCATCATGCGGGCCTACGGAGCGCGGGTCGAGGTGGTCGACCGGGACCCGGCCACCGGCGAGTACCTACCGGCCCGGATCGCCCGGGTGCAGGAGCTGCTGGACAGCGTCCCGGACGCCTACTGGCCCAACCAGTACGCCAACGAGCACAACGCCCGCGCCCACCACCACACCATGCGGGAGATCTGCGAGGCCCTGCCCGAGGCCCCCGACTACCTCTTCCTCGCGGCCGGCACGGTCGGCACCCTGCGCGGCTGTGCCGAGTACATCCAGGGCCACGGCCTGGACACCCGGGTGGTCGCGGTGGACGCGGTGAACAGCGCGATCTTCGGTCCGCCCGAGCCCTGGGAGCTGGCGCACCAACGCACGATCCCCGGGCACGGGGCGGCGGTAGTGCCCCCGCTACTGCGGCCGGGCCTCGCGGACCGGGTCGTCAAGGTCACCGACGCCGACTGCGTCCGCGGCTGTCGCCGACTCCTGGCCCGGGAGTCCATCCTCGCCGGCGGTTCCTCCGGCGCCGTCGTGTCCGCCCTGCTCGGCGCCGCCCCGGGGATCGAACAGGGCGCGACCTGCGTCGCCGTCCTTCCCGACGGCGGTGACCGCTACCTCGACACCATCTACTGCGACGCCTGGGTGGAGACCCACTTCCCGGACATCGACACCCCCGACGACGCCATCGAACAAGAAAGGAACGAGCCGTGA
- the sbnB gene encoding 2,3-diaminopropionate biosynthesis protein SbnB has translation MRILGRDDVRTAMTGLEPTVLEAVRSAYVLHGQGHSQVPFSSFLRPPRPAGSRIISLPAYLGGPEPVMGLKWISSFPANVEQGLQRASSVQILNDLDTGYPLALLEGSQISASRTAASAALAAGALHGERRVHTAGFIGCGTINQRVLAFLALTHPELETVILQDVVPGRAEVFAAELADEYPSLKFRTGEVGDALGAETVSIATTDSTYWLDLAAHPGRPDHQVVLHLSLRDLNTASVLGAYNVVDDVEHVIREQTSLHRAEQEVGHRTFVHAEIASVLDRSEPPATDRTIVFSPFGLGILDLAVAQVVLSTAVEAGLGTEVEGFDPGSHRVTSVMAGRAS, from the coding sequence GTGAGAATCCTCGGCCGCGACGATGTCCGCACCGCCATGACCGGTCTCGAACCCACCGTCCTCGAAGCCGTGCGCAGCGCGTACGTGCTGCACGGCCAGGGCCACTCGCAGGTGCCGTTCTCCAGTTTCCTGCGCCCGCCGCGGCCGGCCGGCTCCCGCATCATCTCGCTCCCCGCCTATCTGGGCGGCCCGGAGCCCGTGATGGGCCTGAAGTGGATATCGTCCTTCCCGGCGAACGTCGAGCAGGGCCTCCAGCGGGCCTCCTCCGTCCAGATCCTCAACGACCTCGACACCGGCTATCCGCTGGCCCTGCTGGAAGGCAGCCAGATCTCCGCCTCGCGTACGGCGGCCAGTGCCGCCCTGGCTGCAGGCGCGCTGCACGGCGAACGCCGGGTGCACACGGCCGGGTTCATCGGCTGTGGCACGATCAACCAGCGCGTACTGGCGTTCCTCGCTCTGACCCACCCGGAGCTAGAGACCGTGATCCTGCAGGATGTGGTCCCGGGCCGCGCAGAGGTCTTCGCCGCCGAACTCGCCGACGAGTACCCCTCGCTGAAGTTCCGCACCGGTGAGGTCGGCGACGCGCTGGGCGCCGAGACGGTGAGCATCGCGACCACCGACTCGACGTACTGGCTGGACCTGGCCGCGCACCCCGGCCGCCCCGACCACCAGGTCGTCCTGCACCTGTCGCTGCGCGACCTGAACACGGCCTCGGTGTTGGGCGCGTACAACGTGGTGGACGACGTCGAGCACGTGATCCGCGAGCAGACCTCGCTGCACAGGGCCGAGCAGGAGGTGGGGCACCGGACGTTCGTGCACGCCGAGATCGCCTCCGTGCTCGACCGCTCCGAGCCGCCGGCGACGGACCGCACGATCGTCTTCTCGCCCTTCGGCCTGGGCATCCTGGACCTCGCGGTCGCGCAGGTCGTGCTCAGTACCGCTGTCGAGGCGGGTCTGGGCACCGAGGTCGAGGGCTTCGACCCGGGCAGCCACCGGGTGACCTCCGTGATGGCAGGGAGGGCGTCATGA
- a CDS encoding acyl carrier protein, with amino-acid sequence MTQSQFDQLVEQICSVKVTDAETPLVDLGVDSLHTVALVMAVEERYGVEIDPEVLADPKLTTSALLWHSVQEKLSGDLPADSAR; translated from the coding sequence ATGACTCAGTCGCAGTTTGACCAGCTCGTCGAGCAGATCTGCTCGGTCAAGGTCACCGACGCCGAGACCCCACTCGTGGATCTCGGTGTGGACTCGCTCCACACCGTCGCCCTGGTGATGGCCGTGGAGGAACGGTACGGCGTCGAGATCGACCCCGAGGTGCTGGCCGACCCCAAACTCACCACCTCGGCGCTCCTGTGGCACTCCGTGCAGGAAAAGCTGTCCGGTGACCTGCCGGCGGACTCCGCGAGATGA
- a CDS encoding ACP S-malonyltransferase: MFAIMAPGQGSQTPGMLAGWLRDPVHAERVQAWSEAADCDLAHLGTKASAAEIARTENTQPLLVAQGLLAHQALATAVAEGAAVAVGHSVGELTAAAFAGVLTPTDAVRLAAVRGRAMAAACAEAPTSMAAVVGGDEPAVLARIAEHGLTAATFNGPGQIVAAGLTEDLQRLAAAPPPSATVKPLTVAGAFHTAYMESARQAVAAAAAGIDFAPPRTVLLSNADGEALATPEAVRQRLVDQVVRPVRWDLCLRGLARFAPGVTVSLPPAKTLANIVRRQYPELSVVPVGSARDISKALARIEATESAEGGPIRAGV; the protein is encoded by the coding sequence ATGTTCGCAATCATGGCACCGGGTCAAGGGTCCCAGACTCCCGGCATGCTGGCCGGCTGGCTGCGCGACCCGGTCCACGCCGAGCGCGTCCAGGCCTGGTCCGAGGCGGCGGACTGCGACCTCGCCCACTTGGGCACCAAGGCCTCGGCCGCGGAGATCGCCCGAACCGAGAACACCCAGCCCCTCCTGGTCGCCCAGGGCCTGCTGGCGCACCAGGCGCTGGCCACGGCGGTGGCGGAGGGCGCCGCAGTGGCGGTCGGCCACTCGGTCGGCGAACTCACCGCCGCCGCATTCGCCGGAGTCCTCACGCCCACCGACGCGGTGCGACTCGCCGCGGTGCGCGGCCGGGCGATGGCCGCCGCCTGCGCCGAGGCTCCCACCTCGATGGCGGCCGTGGTCGGCGGTGACGAGCCGGCGGTGCTCGCCCGGATCGCCGAACACGGCCTTACCGCTGCCACGTTCAACGGGCCCGGCCAGATCGTTGCCGCCGGCCTCACCGAGGACCTCCAGCGGCTCGCCGCTGCCCCGCCTCCCTCGGCGACGGTGAAGCCGCTGACGGTCGCGGGCGCTTTCCACACCGCATACATGGAATCCGCACGGCAGGCCGTCGCTGCAGCCGCCGCCGGGATCGACTTCGCCCCACCGCGCACGGTCCTGCTCTCCAACGCCGACGGCGAGGCGCTCGCCACACCCGAGGCGGTCCGGCAGCGACTCGTCGACCAGGTGGTGCGCCCGGTCCGCTGGGACCTGTGCCTGCGCGGCCTGGCCCGATTCGCCCCCGGGGTGACGGTGTCCCTGCCGCCCGCCAAGACACTGGCCAACATCGTCCGACGCCAGTACCCGGAACTCTCCGTCGTCCCGGTCGGCTCGGCCCGGGACATCAGCAAGGCGCTCGCCCGCATCGAGGCGACCGAGTCCGCCGAGGGGGGACCCATCCGTGCAGGTGTCTGA
- a CDS encoding class I adenylate-forming enzyme family protein produces MQVSDLFERSRAPRAAHPALIDSEGTLSYAELGTAVDRAAGWLRTRGITPGERVVYTGGNHRAFLALFYATLRIGAVFVPVHPGLTDVQVCHVVDDCSAALAIASPGAGERAGDTVTVQQAWEEIQSTSADGFTADVSADNVAMLIYTSGTTGRPKGVVCPHRPMVAAAESINSRLGYGPDDVVLCRLPLSFDYGLYQALMCHMTGGTLVLAERGGDVSLLRVIERHGVTIVPLMPALAQMLTLLQSKQRRPVAVRLFTNTGARPGRSVMAQLLEVFPGSAFASMYGMTECKRVSILDPAEYAAHPDSVGRPIPGDQVRIVDGEGVELGPRRTGEIVVWGSTVMAGYWRTPMEAQQRYVRRADGSLELHTGDQGFLDEDGRLYFVGRDDDMVKRNGIRLSLTEIEDAAEQIPGVTAAVAFAPDSEGGHLQLAVQSPLAPEEVRTQLASHLDRNRMPDVITRIEAVPLTGNGKPDRKAAWLLVRAPDAPSAADAQPEQPEQPEQPEQPEQPEQPEQPEQPEQPEQPEEQNTPTAPTTQTRTSAHDSVAV; encoded by the coding sequence GTGCAGGTGTCTGACCTCTTCGAGCGCAGCCGCGCCCCGCGCGCCGCCCACCCCGCCCTGATCGACTCCGAAGGCACCCTCAGCTACGCCGAACTCGGCACCGCCGTCGACCGGGCGGCCGGCTGGCTGCGCACCCGGGGCATCACCCCCGGAGAACGTGTCGTCTACACCGGCGGCAACCACCGTGCCTTCCTCGCCCTGTTCTACGCCACCCTCCGCATCGGTGCCGTTTTCGTCCCGGTACACCCGGGACTGACGGACGTGCAGGTGTGCCATGTCGTCGACGACTGCTCGGCCGCCCTGGCGATCGCCTCGCCCGGCGCGGGAGAACGGGCCGGAGACACCGTGACGGTGCAGCAGGCCTGGGAGGAGATCCAAAGCACCTCCGCCGACGGCTTCACCGCCGACGTGTCCGCCGACAACGTGGCCATGCTGATCTACACCTCGGGCACCACCGGCCGCCCGAAGGGCGTGGTCTGCCCGCACCGTCCGATGGTCGCGGCGGCGGAGTCGATCAACTCCCGTCTCGGATACGGCCCCGACGACGTGGTCCTGTGCCGTCTGCCGCTCTCCTTCGACTACGGGCTCTACCAGGCCCTGATGTGCCACATGACCGGCGGCACCCTGGTGCTCGCCGAACGCGGCGGCGACGTCAGCCTGTTGCGCGTCATCGAACGCCACGGCGTGACGATCGTCCCGCTGATGCCCGCCCTGGCCCAGATGCTCACCCTGCTGCAGAGCAAGCAGCGCCGACCGGTGGCGGTGCGCCTGTTCACCAACACCGGCGCACGGCCGGGACGGTCGGTCATGGCCCAACTCCTGGAGGTTTTCCCGGGATCGGCCTTCGCCTCGATGTACGGCATGACCGAGTGCAAGCGCGTCTCGATCCTCGACCCCGCCGAGTACGCCGCCCACCCCGACTCCGTCGGCCGGCCCATCCCCGGCGACCAGGTCCGCATCGTCGATGGCGAGGGAGTCGAGCTCGGCCCGCGCCGGACCGGAGAGATCGTCGTCTGGGGCAGCACCGTGATGGCCGGCTACTGGCGGACCCCGATGGAGGCACAGCAACGCTACGTCCGCAGAGCCGACGGCTCACTGGAACTGCACACCGGCGACCAGGGCTTCCTCGACGAGGACGGGCGGCTCTACTTCGTCGGCCGCGATGACGACATGGTCAAGCGGAACGGGATCCGGCTCAGCCTGACCGAGATCGAGGACGCCGCCGAGCAGATCCCGGGTGTGACCGCGGCGGTGGCCTTCGCACCGGACTCCGAGGGTGGCCACCTGCAGTTGGCCGTGCAGTCCCCGCTCGCGCCGGAGGAGGTGCGCACTCAGCTGGCCTCGCACCTGGACCGGAACCGGATGCCCGATGTGATCACCCGGATCGAGGCCGTACCGCTGACCGGGAACGGCAAGCCGGACCGCAAGGCGGCCTGGCTGCTGGTCCGCGCGCCCGACGCACCGAGCGCCGCCGACGCGCAGCCGGAGCAGCCGGAGCAGCCGGAGCAGCCGGAGCAGCCGGAGCAGCCGGAGCAGCCGGAGCAGCCGGAGCAGCCGGAGCAGCCGGAGCAGCCGGAAGAACAAAACACACCGACGGCACCGACGACACAGACGAGGACCAGCGCCCATGACTCAGTCGCAGTTTGA
- a CDS encoding ABC transporter permease, whose protein sequence is MSTLTAPTDRPHSSSSFSGVNPTFLRYELRRRFNRQTTIFTLLLPAVLYLALFRTAPSHGTLPHGNFAAWMMIGLAVYGAAMAATSASATISVEKSVGWMRTIALSPLAPPGYLLVKVVCSVVMAAVPVAIVGVLGWLTGAQADTKVWVTSLLVAWLGAAVFAALGILLGLALKPDVVLHMPGLTMTALAFLGNLFIPLSGTMLEISRYTPMYGVSTLARYALTDGYSFSGEHSSLLGAVVNIVAWFAGFSFAAIRRFTKSTGRQ, encoded by the coding sequence ATGAGCACCCTGACCGCACCGACCGACCGCCCTCACTCCTCGTCCTCCTTCAGCGGGGTGAACCCCACCTTCCTCCGCTACGAGCTGCGTCGGCGCTTCAACCGCCAGACCACGATCTTCACCCTCCTGCTTCCGGCTGTCCTCTACCTCGCGCTGTTCCGCACCGCCCCGTCCCACGGCACGCTGCCGCACGGCAACTTCGCCGCCTGGATGATGATCGGCCTGGCGGTGTACGGCGCGGCGATGGCCGCGACCAGTGCGTCCGCCACCATCTCGGTGGAGAAGTCGGTGGGCTGGATGCGCACGATCGCGCTGAGTCCGCTCGCCCCGCCCGGATACCTCCTGGTCAAGGTGGTCTGCTCGGTGGTGATGGCCGCCGTGCCGGTGGCCATCGTCGGCGTGCTCGGCTGGCTCACCGGTGCGCAGGCAGACACCAAGGTCTGGGTGACCTCGCTCCTGGTCGCCTGGCTCGGGGCCGCCGTCTTCGCCGCACTCGGCATCCTGCTGGGCCTGGCCCTCAAGCCCGACGTCGTGTTGCACATGCCGGGCCTGACCATGACCGCGCTGGCCTTCCTCGGCAACCTGTTCATCCCGCTCAGCGGCACCATGTTGGAGATCTCGCGGTACACCCCCATGTACGGCGTCTCGACACTCGCCCGCTACGCCCTCACCGACGGCTACAGCTTCAGTGGTGAGCACTCCAGCCTGCTCGGCGCCGTCGTCAACATCGTCGCCTGGTTCGCGGGCTTCTCCTTCGCGGCGATCCGCCGCTTCACGAAGAGCACCGGTCGCCAGTAG
- a CDS encoding PLP-dependent aminotransferase family protein: MTAMWTDTRPAVEMPQLFERGGDLISFAGGLPDLDVLPLETISAQLSRLVRLGGKLAFQYSTPHVAKALVPAITDLMAREGAATTAENLVPTNGSQMGLMAVALGLAAPGQTVLVQTPAYPGAAAAFRTAGLDLCSIPEDADGLAPAGLRETVLRLRAEGRTARLLYCNPTFQNPTGTTLSLARREELLTVARELDLLVVEDNPYGLLGFDGQTADTLQGLAPEHVVYLGTFSKVFAPGLRCGWIAAPQEVAHALRRTTEVMALSPSALAQASLAAFHARNGWTELIDGYRASYRERSALMADALEAELGTQGPWTWERPEGGFYIWLRHREGVDTGTFVAAAAEQGVSFVPGSHFGLGGEHADALRLCFSHVPKKRIAEGISRLASAFQQGAAT, encoded by the coding sequence ATGACCGCCATGTGGACCGACACCCGACCCGCGGTGGAGATGCCGCAACTGTTCGAGCGAGGCGGTGACCTGATCTCCTTCGCCGGAGGACTGCCCGACCTGGACGTCCTTCCGCTGGAGACGATCTCCGCCCAGCTCTCCCGACTGGTACGGCTCGGCGGAAAGCTTGCCTTCCAGTACAGCACCCCGCATGTCGCCAAGGCCCTGGTCCCGGCGATCACCGACCTGATGGCCCGGGAGGGCGCAGCCACCACGGCCGAGAACCTGGTTCCGACCAACGGCTCCCAGATGGGCCTCATGGCGGTGGCCCTCGGTCTGGCGGCCCCCGGCCAGACCGTCCTGGTCCAGACCCCTGCCTACCCGGGGGCTGCAGCGGCCTTCCGTACCGCCGGCCTCGACCTGTGCTCCATACCGGAGGACGCCGACGGCCTCGCCCCGGCCGGCCTGCGCGAGACGGTGCTCCGGCTGCGCGCCGAGGGCCGCACCGCCCGTCTCCTCTACTGCAACCCGACCTTCCAGAACCCAACCGGCACGACCCTCTCCCTCGCACGCCGCGAGGAACTCCTCACCGTGGCACGGGAGCTGGACCTCCTGGTCGTCGAGGACAACCCGTACGGTCTGCTCGGCTTCGACGGGCAGACCGCCGACACCCTCCAGGGCCTCGCCCCGGAGCACGTGGTCTACCTCGGGACCTTCTCCAAGGTGTTCGCCCCGGGCCTGCGCTGCGGCTGGATCGCGGCGCCGCAGGAGGTGGCGCACGCCCTGCGCCGTACCACCGAGGTGATGGCGCTGTCGCCGTCCGCGCTGGCCCAGGCCTCGCTGGCCGCCTTCCACGCCCGCAACGGCTGGACGGAGCTGATCGACGGCTACCGCGCCAGCTACCGGGAGCGGTCGGCGCTGATGGCCGACGCGCTGGAAGCCGAACTCGGTACCCAGGGCCCGTGGACCTGGGAACGGCCGGAGGGCGGCTTCTACATCTGGCTGCGCCACCGTGAGGGAGTGGACACCGGCACCTTCGTCGCGGCGGCGGCCGAGCAGGGGGTCTCCTTCGTGCCCGGCAGCCACTTCGGACTCGGCGGGGAGCACGCGGACGCGCTGCGGCTGTGCTTCAGCCATGTGCCCAAGAAGCGGATTGCCGAGGGGATCTCCCGGCTGGCGTCCGCGTTCCAGCAGGGGGCGGCAACATGA
- a CDS encoding acyl carrier protein: MSVPTFEDIRSQAEARLEKNMKVKSMIIDRLGLDVEPAVVSDNQPLFGRGLEMDSLDTLEIVVMVNNEYDVLISDDDFEAFGSINALVDFVESREV, from the coding sequence ATGTCCGTCCCCACCTTCGAGGACATCCGCAGCCAGGCCGAGGCGCGCCTGGAGAAGAACATGAAGGTCAAGTCGATGATCATCGACCGGCTGGGCCTGGACGTCGAGCCGGCCGTCGTCTCCGACAACCAGCCGCTGTTCGGCCGCGGTCTGGAGATGGACTCGCTGGACACCCTGGAGATCGTCGTCATGGTCAACAACGAGTACGACGTGCTGATCAGCGACGACGACTTCGAGGCCTTCGGCTCCATCAACGCCCTGGTGGACTTCGTCGAATCCCGCGAGGTCTGA
- a CDS encoding lantibiotic dehydratase, which yields MTGTLDTTRALDWTAFGPSYRLGDSPWTVWGVGLLRGAGFPVSGLGLIGGPRAARAAARVGTDGQDAFSAAYRADTAAESERLAELAADDRFRRAIAWQNRTVYRLLDSVAAGKGPESKRRRRERTLAMYWLRYCAKAETIGFFGPAAWISVGQGQRAVDFEAGPALTAADRTSLERWTVAALADWMAEQPGARWWFPPMLRPDVHLDGDRLVMQGGRTVRLREDDAEVLRLADGDRSAEAITQATGWDPATARERVEKALNRLLRQRVLTWDPNIPVDVRAEEVLRRRVTAIGDPELFVRFDTVLTEVDRLRADIDRAGSAEELVGALDRLDEFFVRTTGQAASREEGKAYAGRTLCYQDSLRDCRMDLGRDFLDGIGRPLALVADAADWFGNRLAELVEAEVAGFVRKAAARRRDVTLADVWTQVLALFWGANATPVHTATRELGEKWREVLDVGTERRVRIRVQDIEDRARATFATGPVRSPHLAVHSPDLQVVAPSVAAINAGRYTAVLGELHACLATLDLPFLDWTTDQGSLRDKVNAAIGARRLVPLLPVEWKRNSGRMVPAPIGAGDRLLGFTRAPYDDRTRVDPAAAVRLSETDGTVTATTPDGRSWSVPELLAVPVSIIAADAFKVGLDRAHAPRVTLDDLVLFRETWRLPVASVALPDKADRECDYLAVRRWVAEHALPDLLFVKFPEETKPSLVDFTSPTLALSFANLVRTARRLDPDAVVALSEPLPAPDDSWLPDGDGERYVSELRLQISRKVPE from the coding sequence ATGACCGGCACCCTCGACACCACCCGGGCCCTCGACTGGACGGCCTTCGGACCGTCGTACCGCCTGGGCGACTCCCCCTGGACGGTGTGGGGCGTCGGGCTGCTGCGCGGGGCCGGATTCCCGGTCTCCGGACTCGGCCTGATCGGCGGACCGCGGGCGGCACGGGCCGCGGCACGGGTGGGAACCGACGGGCAGGACGCCTTCAGCGCCGCCTACCGGGCCGACACCGCCGCCGAGTCCGAGCGGCTGGCCGAGCTGGCCGCCGACGACCGGTTCCGCCGGGCGATCGCCTGGCAGAACCGCACCGTCTACCGCCTCCTCGACTCGGTCGCGGCGGGGAAGGGGCCGGAGTCCAAACGCCGTCGGCGCGAGCGCACCCTCGCCATGTACTGGCTGCGCTACTGTGCCAAGGCCGAGACCATCGGCTTCTTCGGCCCGGCGGCCTGGATCTCCGTCGGCCAGGGGCAGCGGGCCGTCGACTTCGAGGCCGGCCCGGCGCTCACCGCCGCCGACCGGACCTCCCTGGAACGCTGGACCGTCGCCGCCCTCGCCGACTGGATGGCCGAGCAGCCGGGCGCCCGCTGGTGGTTCCCACCGATGCTCCGCCCCGATGTGCACCTCGACGGTGACCGACTCGTCATGCAGGGCGGCCGTACCGTGCGGCTGCGCGAGGACGACGCCGAAGTGCTGCGGCTGGCCGACGGCGACCGCAGTGCCGAGGCCATCACTCAGGCCACCGGCTGGGACCCGGCCACGGCACGGGAGCGGGTGGAGAAGGCCCTGAACCGGCTGCTCCGACAGCGGGTTCTGACCTGGGACCCCAACATCCCCGTGGACGTACGTGCCGAGGAGGTCCTGCGCCGGCGCGTGACCGCGATCGGCGACCCGGAGCTGTTCGTCCGCTTCGACACCGTCCTCACCGAAGTGGACCGGCTGCGCGCGGACATCGACCGCGCGGGCAGCGCCGAGGAGTTGGTCGGCGCGCTGGACCGGCTCGACGAATTCTTCGTCCGTACGACCGGTCAGGCGGCCTCCCGCGAGGAAGGCAAGGCCTACGCCGGGCGCACCCTCTGCTACCAGGACTCCCTCCGGGACTGCCGGATGGACCTGGGCCGCGACTTCCTCGACGGCATCGGCCGGCCACTGGCCCTGGTCGCGGACGCGGCCGACTGGTTCGGCAACCGGCTCGCCGAACTGGTGGAGGCCGAGGTAGCCGGGTTCGTCCGCAAGGCCGCCGCCCGCCGGAGGGACGTCACGCTCGCCGACGTATGGACGCAGGTGCTCGCCCTGTTCTGGGGTGCGAACGCCACCCCGGTGCACACCGCGACCCGCGAACTCGGGGAGAAGTGGCGCGAAGTGCTGGACGTCGGCACCGAGCGCCGGGTCCGCATCCGGGTCCAGGACATCGAGGACCGGGCCCGCGCGACCTTCGCCACCGGCCCGGTCCGCTCGCCCCATCTCGCCGTGCACAGCCCCGACCTCCAGGTGGTGGCGCCATCCGTGGCGGCGATCAACGCCGGTCGGTACACCGCCGTCCTCGGTGAGCTGCACGCCTGCCTGGCCACGTTGGACCTGCCGTTCCTCGACTGGACCACTGATCAGGGGTCCTTGAGGGACAAGGTCAACGCGGCGATCGGTGCCCGGCGGCTGGTGCCGCTGTTGCCGGTCGAATGGAAGCGCAACAGCGGCCGTATGGTCCCCGCGCCGATCGGCGCCGGCGACCGGCTGCTCGGCTTCACCCGGGCACCGTACGACGACCGCACCCGCGTGGACCCGGCGGCGGCGGTCCGGCTTTCCGAGACGGACGGCACGGTCACCGCGACCACACCCGACGGGCGCTCCTGGAGCGTCCCCGAGCTGCTCGCAGTGCCGGTGTCGATCATCGCCGCGGACGCCTTCAAGGTCGGCCTCGACCGGGCGCACGCCCCGCGCGTGACCCTCGACGACCTGGTGCTGTTCCGGGAGACCTGGCGGCTGCCGGTCGCCTCGGTGGCCCTGCCGGACAAGGCGGACCGGGAGTGCGACTACCTGGCCGTACGCCGGTGGGTGGCCGAGCACGCCCTGCCCGACCTGCTCTTCGTCAAGTTCCCCGAGGAGACGAAGCCCTCCCTGGTCGACTTCACCAGCCCCACGCTGGCGCTGTCCTTCGCCAACCTCGTCCGCACCGCGCGCCGGCTCGACCCCGACGCGGTCGTCGCCCTCAGCGAGCCGCTGCCGGCGCCGGACGACTCCTGGCTGCCGGACGGCGACGGCGAGCGCTACGTCAGCGAACTGCGGCTCCAGATCAGCAGAAAGGTGCCGGAATGA
- the fabG gene encoding 3-oxoacyl-ACP reductase FabG, with product MSPLFPEGTKALVTGASRGIGAAVAVALAGHGCDVALNYRSKAAKAEEVAEQIRALGREALPIRADVSDEAQVAAMYKELKSAWGRLDVAVLNSGVTADGHLAAMSSAKWQEVIATNLTGTFFTAREATKQMYASGGAIVLIASTSGIAGRAGQANYAASKGGVISMAKTLSYEVAPRGIRVNVVAPGFIDTDMVKKVPPAQMKEALQAIPMGRVGAASEVAQAVAFMASPAASYITGKVLTVDGGMIPN from the coding sequence ATGAGCCCCCTGTTCCCCGAGGGCACCAAGGCCCTGGTCACCGGCGCCTCGCGGGGCATCGGCGCGGCGGTCGCGGTCGCGCTGGCCGGGCACGGCTGTGACGTCGCGCTCAACTACCGCTCCAAGGCCGCGAAGGCGGAGGAGGTCGCCGAACAGATCCGAGCCCTGGGCCGGGAGGCCCTGCCCATTCGGGCCGACGTCTCGGACGAGGCCCAAGTTGCCGCCATGTACAAGGAGTTGAAGTCGGCCTGGGGCCGCCTGGACGTCGCCGTCCTCAACTCCGGTGTGACCGCCGACGGGCACCTGGCCGCGATGAGCAGCGCCAAGTGGCAGGAGGTCATCGCCACCAACCTGACCGGCACGTTCTTCACCGCCCGCGAGGCCACCAAACAGATGTACGCGAGCGGCGGCGCGATCGTCCTGATCGCCTCGACCAGCGGCATCGCCGGCAGGGCCGGGCAGGCCAACTACGCAGCCAGCAAGGGCGGGGTGATCTCCATGGCCAAGACCCTGTCGTACGAGGTGGCCCCGCGCGGCATCCGAGTCAACGTGGTGGCGCCCGGCTTCATCGACACCGACATGGTCAAGAAAGTGCCGCCGGCCCAGATGAAGGAAGCCCTCCAGGCCATCCCGATGGGTCGGGTGGGAGCCGCCTCCGAGGTGGCCCAGGCGGTGGCCTTCATGGCCAGCCCCGCCGCCTCCTACATCACCGGCAAGGTGCTCACCGTCGACGGCGGAATGATCCCGAACTAG